A genome region from Bacillota bacterium includes the following:
- a CDS encoding sigma 54-interacting transcriptional regulator, whose amino-acid sequence MLVREMIKGSKPLFLKTGETLRDAVRVFRDGRVDAAPVVDQSGQVIGIFTRSGLYGGLLADRPLDTPIEGLYTPTVVTVDPDSDLEDVAVMAKDSRVGQAVVAEGGRPLGLLTKADVVRALLAECDRLRGEYDSMMKHKKALETVLEMAYDGLVVVDERGYVTMINRPMADLLGVEPKAVVGRQITEIIENTRLHVVAKTGVPELGHVQEVRGQRFIVSRLPIIEDGRPIGAVGKAIFKNIDQLREAVRRMDTLEGQLAYYRNELDRLNGTRYTTDSIVTRNGPMERLKALAEQTARGSATVLLLGESGTGKELFAQAIHNSSPRHGRPFIKVNCAAIPDPLLESEFFGYAGGAFTDARRSGKPGKFELAEGGTIFLDEVGDMAPSLQAKLLRVLQEREFERVGGTSTIHADVRIIAASNHDLEAMVERGDFRRDLYYRLNVVTLTIPPLRERREDVLPLAHKFVEKFNEVLGQRVGGVTPEAAAVLREYDWPGNVRELENVIERAMNLGAIEQIGVEHLPAQLAAKLEAGGTSARTKELLGYRDAVARAETQAIVDALRKAGGNKAKAARLLGISRSHLYEKIAEYGLNRSVGEAGG is encoded by the coding sequence ATGCTGGTCAGAGAAATGATCAAGGGCTCGAAGCCGCTCTTCCTCAAGACCGGAGAGACTCTCCGCGACGCCGTCCGCGTCTTCCGGGACGGGCGGGTCGATGCCGCCCCCGTCGTCGACCAGAGCGGACAGGTGATTGGCATCTTCACCCGTTCCGGTCTCTATGGCGGACTGTTGGCCGATCGCCCGCTGGACACGCCGATTGAAGGGCTCTACACCCCGACCGTGGTCACCGTGGACCCCGATTCGGACCTGGAGGACGTCGCGGTGATGGCCAAGGACAGCCGGGTCGGCCAGGCCGTCGTGGCCGAGGGCGGCCGCCCCTTGGGCCTGCTGACCAAGGCCGACGTGGTTCGCGCCCTCCTCGCCGAGTGCGACCGGCTCCGCGGGGAATACGACTCGATGATGAAGCACAAGAAAGCGCTGGAGACGGTCCTTGAGATGGCTTACGATGGACTGGTGGTCGTCGATGAGCGGGGCTACGTGACGATGATCAACCGGCCCATGGCCGACCTCCTGGGCGTCGAGCCCAAAGCGGTCGTCGGCCGGCAGATCACCGAGATCATCGAGAACACCAGGCTGCATGTGGTGGCCAAGACCGGGGTCCCCGAGCTCGGGCACGTCCAGGAGGTCCGGGGCCAGCGGTTCATCGTCTCTCGCCTGCCGATCATCGAGGACGGCCGGCCCATCGGGGCCGTCGGCAAGGCCATCTTCAAGAACATCGACCAGTTGCGCGAGGCCGTCCGCCGGATGGACACGCTCGAGGGTCAGCTGGCCTATTACCGGAACGAGCTCGACCGGCTGAACGGGACCCGCTACACCACCGATAGCATCGTCACTCGGAACGGGCCCATGGAACGTCTCAAGGCGCTGGCCGAGCAAACGGCCAGGGGCAGCGCCACCGTTCTCCTGCTGGGCGAGTCGGGAACGGGCAAGGAGCTCTTCGCCCAGGCCATCCACAACTCATCACCTCGCCACGGCCGTCCGTTCATCAAGGTCAACTGCGCGGCCATCCCCGACCCTCTCCTCGAGTCCGAGTTCTTTGGCTACGCCGGCGGGGCCTTCACCGACGCCCGCAGGAGCGGCAAGCCGGGCAAGTTCGAACTGGCCGAGGGGGGAACGATCTTCCTCGATGAGGTCGGGGACATGGCCCCCTCGCTCCAGGCAAAGCTCCTTCGAGTCCTCCAGGAACGAGAGTTCGAGCGGGTCGGGGGGACCTCGACCATCCACGCCGACGTCAGGATCATCGCCGCCTCCAACCACGACCTCGAGGCCATGGTCGAGCGGGGCGACTTCCGGCGCGACCTATACTACCGGCTCAACGTCGTCACCCTGACCATCCCGCCCCTGCGGGAACGGCGGGAGGACGTCCTGCCCCTGGCCCACAAATTCGTCGAGAAGTTCAACGAGGTCCTCGGGCAGAGGGTCGGTGGGGTGACCCCGGAAGCCGCCGCCGTTCTCCGCGAGTACGACTGGCCCGGTAACGTCCGGGAGCTCGAAAACGTCATCGAGCGGGCGATGAACCTGGGGGCCATCGAGCAGATCGGGGTGGAACACCTGCCGGCGCAATTGGCGGCCAAGCTCGAGGCGGGTGGGACATCGGCTCGGACTAAGGAACTCCTCGGCTACCGCGACGCGGTCGCGCGAGCCGAGACGCAGGCCATCGTCGACGCCCTCCGCAAGGCCGGGGGGAATAAGGCCAAGGCCGCCAGACTACTGGGGATAAGCCGGTCTCATCTCTACGAGAAGATCGCCGAGTACGGCCTGAACCGGAGCGTGGGCGAGGCGGGCGGCTGA